Proteins co-encoded in one Flavivirga eckloniae genomic window:
- a CDS encoding sugar porter family MFS transporter yields the protein MKKIIFLAIVASIGGFLFGFDTAVISGTTDLVKSQYALDDVLQGWYVSSGLVGCVFGVIVAGFASDKFGRKKALLMSAILFSLSAVGCAVASDFTYLVTSRLIGGIGVGVASMLSPMYISEIAPQSKRGMLTSLYQLAITVGILIAFLSNAFIQDFSLNSSLSEGLISKIFVSEQWRGMLGAETIPALLFFVLLLFIPASPRWLQSKGRTEEADAIIKKYNIESAKENQTHSEQGDQSKKYFKNRGIRIAIIAGAILAVLTQTSGINAIMYYGNSILQSGGADSNLAFQGQVLIGIINVLFTFIAIFTIDKIGRKKLLYIGVTTLIISLFLVGLMFYFNASMELKMLFILTFVAGFAFSYGPVIWVLLSELYPTEIRGRAMSIAVLSLWIANTVVGQLVPWLRSEISEHGIFWLFAIFCLPTYYIAKKYLPETKGKSLEEIEEYWMNK from the coding sequence ATGAAAAAAATTATTTTTTTAGCTATAGTTGCTTCAATAGGCGGCTTTTTATTTGGTTTCGATACCGCAGTAATTTCTGGAACCACCGATTTGGTTAAGAGTCAGTACGCCTTGGATGATGTCTTACAAGGCTGGTATGTGAGTTCCGGTTTAGTGGGGTGTGTTTTTGGAGTTATAGTTGCCGGATTTGCGAGTGATAAATTTGGACGAAAAAAAGCGCTGCTCATGAGCGCCATTTTATTCAGTTTATCTGCCGTTGGCTGTGCCGTAGCAAGTGATTTTACCTATTTGGTTACATCACGTCTTATAGGCGGTATAGGTGTAGGAGTCGCTTCTATGCTATCACCTATGTATATTTCAGAAATAGCACCTCAAAGCAAACGAGGGATGCTAACCTCGTTATACCAATTGGCCATTACTGTTGGAATACTAATCGCGTTTTTATCCAATGCCTTTATTCAGGATTTTTCACTTAATTCCAGTTTGTCAGAAGGATTGATCAGCAAAATATTCGTTTCGGAACAATGGCGTGGTATGTTGGGAGCTGAAACCATACCGGCCCTATTATTCTTTGTTTTATTACTATTCATTCCAGCAAGCCCAAGGTGGTTACAATCTAAAGGCAGAACAGAAGAAGCCGATGCTATTATTAAAAAGTATAATATAGAAAGTGCCAAAGAAAATCAAACCCATAGTGAACAAGGAGATCAATCAAAAAAATATTTTAAGAATAGAGGTATTCGTATTGCTATCATAGCCGGAGCAATTTTGGCTGTTTTAACCCAAACCAGTGGTATTAATGCCATCATGTACTATGGTAATAGTATTTTACAATCTGGAGGGGCAGATTCCAATTTAGCATTCCAAGGTCAGGTTTTAATTGGCATAATAAACGTTTTATTCACATTTATAGCCATTTTTACTATCGATAAAATCGGTAGAAAAAAACTATTATACATAGGCGTAACAACCCTGATTATTTCTTTGTTCCTCGTAGGCTTAATGTTCTATTTTAATGCTTCTATGGAATTAAAAATGCTTTTCATTTTAACCTTCGTTGCTGGTTTTGCCTTTTCCTATGGTCCAGTTATATGGGTGTTGCTTTCAGAATTATACCCTACCGAAATTAGAGGAAGAGCCATGTCTATAGCAGTACTTTCCTTATGGATTGCCAACACTGTTGTTGGACAATTAGTGCCATGGTTAAGAAGTGAAATAAGCGAACACGGGATATTCTGGTTATTCGCAATTTTCTGTTTACCTACCTATTATATTGCTAAAAAGTACTTACCGGAAACCAAAGGGAAATCTTTGGAAGAGA